Proteins encoded together in one Caulobacter sp. FWC2 window:
- a CDS encoding S8 family peptidase, which produces MFDLTADVSGFMRAATRVPGLEFVGADELEAQDGDRDPALYLMIPDARALTQMVSLWRQHAAGRALPQGFAPWRDLFLQMKDLRAWGPQDRLTLEDRAVLAEQRADARGLVRIELELVYRAEAHGVQAQATAAVAARGGTVIASTRIDGARYHAMLADVPIAEIQAILARGYEGIVASEAVMHIRPQSAVHLTTFEAQDGGAVAGEAPLPDGVPIAAIFDAVPMALHPQLVGRLSIEDPFGLEARAVGPRLHGTAMASAVLHGDLFAPQPPPLTRRVHFVNVMFAPPQIDDDERFPDRLPADLFHEAIVRMKAGPDPTAPGVIIVNASLGDRNKPFAGKMSGWARVVDYLSHAYGVLFVISAGNHGGDLINDEVNTIAFEDLAPLERAKLALKASGSAMAYRRVLAPAESMNAITVGALHRDNAPVGPLPASTFDVWSETGLCTVSSALGPGQGGAVKPDILAPGGRHHVRLLPAGAGHALRPMGKNAGTFGGILVAAPPSATNPMATQARSIGTSVAAAQVTGLACRAHEALEAVYEDFLDIPSAHRAVLLKALLVHSAKWTEARDLIVQTLGPANGRLSVQQKDNVRRFLGFGAIDGEVILDCTDDRATLWSVGRLNSDQAHTVRVPLPVAMVGKAAPHEVAVTVAWLAPPRIGAPKYRGVQIKMIEPADSAAALAVTAGGRQPDYNQIHNGTVVHRRWEGDRAAVFGEDATFDIVVQRQIDDVIDPTPYAVVVTLKMAGVAEIYTQVRNRLAIKPPIVVPA; this is translated from the coding sequence GTGTTTGATCTGACGGCTGATGTCAGCGGTTTCATGCGCGCGGCGACACGGGTTCCCGGCCTGGAATTTGTCGGAGCCGACGAGCTCGAGGCCCAGGACGGCGATCGCGATCCAGCGCTCTATCTGATGATCCCCGACGCCAGGGCGTTGACTCAAATGGTCAGCCTATGGCGTCAGCACGCCGCCGGACGCGCTCTGCCCCAGGGCTTTGCGCCCTGGCGCGACCTCTTCCTGCAGATGAAGGATCTGCGCGCCTGGGGGCCGCAGGACCGGCTGACACTGGAGGACCGCGCGGTGCTGGCAGAGCAGCGCGCCGACGCCCGCGGTTTGGTAAGGATCGAGTTGGAGCTGGTTTACCGCGCCGAAGCCCACGGCGTGCAGGCTCAAGCGACCGCCGCGGTAGCCGCGCGCGGCGGCACCGTCATCGCCTCTACCCGGATCGACGGCGCGCGTTACCATGCCATGCTAGCCGATGTGCCGATCGCGGAAATCCAGGCAATCCTGGCGCGAGGTTATGAGGGCATTGTCGCCTCTGAGGCGGTCATGCACATCCGGCCGCAAAGCGCCGTCCATCTGACCACCTTCGAGGCGCAGGACGGTGGGGCCGTCGCCGGCGAAGCCCCTCTGCCTGATGGCGTGCCGATCGCGGCGATCTTTGACGCCGTACCAATGGCGTTGCACCCTCAACTGGTCGGGCGTCTATCAATCGAAGATCCCTTCGGCCTGGAAGCTCGAGCCGTTGGGCCACGCCTGCACGGCACGGCCATGGCCTCGGCCGTTTTGCATGGCGATCTTTTCGCCCCGCAGCCACCGCCGCTGACCCGACGCGTCCATTTCGTTAATGTAATGTTCGCCCCGCCGCAGATCGACGACGACGAGCGCTTCCCAGACCGCCTGCCCGCCGACCTATTTCACGAAGCGATCGTTCGGATGAAGGCCGGACCTGATCCCACCGCGCCGGGTGTGATCATCGTCAACGCCTCGCTTGGGGATCGCAATAAGCCGTTCGCCGGAAAGATGTCGGGCTGGGCCCGCGTCGTCGACTACCTATCCCACGCCTACGGTGTCCTTTTTGTGATCAGCGCCGGCAACCATGGTGGCGACCTGATCAACGATGAGGTCAACACGATCGCCTTCGAGGATTTGGCGCCGCTCGAGCGCGCCAAGCTGGCCTTGAAAGCCAGCGGCTCGGCCATGGCCTATCGCCGGGTCCTGGCTCCGGCCGAGTCGATGAACGCCATCACGGTCGGCGCGCTGCATCGCGATAATGCGCCGGTCGGGCCGCTGCCGGCGTCCACCTTCGATGTCTGGAGCGAGACGGGGTTATGCACCGTCTCCAGCGCCCTTGGTCCTGGTCAGGGTGGGGCGGTCAAGCCGGATATCCTAGCGCCCGGTGGGCGCCATCACGTCAGATTGCTGCCTGCGGGGGCGGGTCACGCCCTGCGTCCAATGGGGAAGAACGCCGGCACCTTTGGCGGCATTCTCGTCGCTGCACCGCCGTCTGCGACCAATCCCATGGCGACACAGGCGCGGTCGATCGGCACCAGCGTCGCGGCGGCTCAGGTGACGGGTCTGGCCTGTCGCGCCCACGAGGCGCTCGAGGCGGTCTACGAAGACTTCCTAGATATTCCCTCAGCCCATCGCGCTGTCCTGCTCAAGGCTCTGCTGGTGCATTCGGCCAAATGGACCGAGGCCCGGGATCTCATCGTCCAGACCTTGGGGCCGGCCAACGGCCGGCTCAGCGTTCAACAAAAGGACAATGTCCGCCGCTTCCTCGGCTTTGGCGCGATCGACGGCGAGGTGATCCTGGACTGTACAGACGATCGCGCGACCCTTTGGAGCGTAGGCCGGCTCAATTCTGATCAAGCCCACACTGTGCGCGTGCCGCTGCCGGTCGCCATGGTCGGCAAGGCCGCGCCTCATGAGGTGGCGGTGACCGTCGCCTGGCTGGCGCCGCCACGCATCGGCGCGCCGAAATATCGTGGCGTCCAGATCAAGATGATCGAGCCTGCAGACTCGGCGGCGGCGCTGGCGGTGACAGCCGGCGGGCGTCAGCCTGACTACAATCAGATCCACAACGGCACGGTTGTTCACCGACGTTGGGAAGGCGACAGGGCAGCCGTCTTCGGCGAGGACGCCACCTTCGACATTGTTGTTCAACGTCAGATCGACGACGTAATCGACCCGACTCCCTATGCCGTGGTGGTCACCTTGAAGATGGCTGGTGTGGCCGAAATCTATACCCAGGTCCGAAACCGGCTCGCCATCAAGCCGCCGATCGTCGTGCCGGCGTGA
- a CDS encoding AAA family ATPase codes for MARSDLLISLVRAGAAGDRSMLTSTVEAIVAEEKSRSHHVLADRLERALQSVPVTNSAELRRSNTGGRDFVIESEARIELGDLILPLPAKRLSQQLIQEQLRADLLRAQGMQPRHRILLSGPPGNGKTSLAEAIAQATALPLLTVRYDALVGAYLGETNARMARLFEYARATPCVLFFDEFDAVGKERGDVHETGEIKRVVSFLLMQLDQLPSYVVAIAATNHAELLDRAVWRRFQLRLEMPRPDAAGRAVLVSRFMDAWPEPTGLSAERVAQKLGSISFAEVFEFCQNVRRRHILAQGGESLRQVLSDELLLWGSRVTPEGHGETSDPPAPEARRPSRPRAGDKGRISAPKADPDR; via the coding sequence ATGGCACGAAGCGATCTGCTGATATCTCTGGTCCGGGCCGGCGCGGCGGGCGATCGTTCGATGCTGACAAGCACCGTGGAGGCGATTGTCGCCGAAGAGAAGTCACGCAGCCACCATGTGCTGGCGGACCGTCTAGAGCGGGCCCTGCAATCGGTGCCGGTGACCAATTCGGCGGAGCTGCGCCGCAGCAACACGGGAGGCCGCGACTTCGTGATCGAAAGCGAAGCGCGGATCGAGCTGGGTGATCTGATCCTGCCCCTGCCGGCCAAGCGCTTGAGCCAGCAACTGATCCAGGAGCAGCTGCGCGCCGACCTGCTGCGGGCTCAGGGCATGCAGCCGCGTCACCGGATCCTACTGTCGGGGCCTCCGGGAAACGGCAAGACCTCGCTGGCCGAAGCAATCGCCCAGGCCACTGCCCTACCGCTGTTGACCGTGCGTTACGACGCCCTGGTCGGCGCCTATCTGGGCGAGACGAACGCAAGGATGGCGCGCCTGTTCGAATATGCCCGCGCCACCCCATGCGTGCTGTTCTTCGACGAGTTCGACGCCGTCGGCAAAGAGCGCGGCGACGTGCATGAGACTGGCGAGATCAAGCGCGTGGTCTCCTTCCTGCTGATGCAGCTAGATCAGCTGCCCAGCTATGTCGTCGCCATCGCCGCCACCAATCACGCTGAGTTGCTCGACCGCGCGGTTTGGCGTCGCTTCCAGCTCCGGCTCGAAATGCCAAGGCCTGATGCCGCCGGCCGGGCAGTGTTGGTCTCCCGCTTCATGGACGCCTGGCCCGAACCCACCGGGCTTTCGGCGGAAAGGGTCGCCCAGAAATTGGGTTCAATCAGCTTTGCCGAAGTGTTCGAGTTCTGCCAAAACGTGCGTCGTAGGCATATTCTCGCTCAGGGTGGTGAGTCGCTTCGGCAGGTCTTGAGCGACGAGCTGTTGTTGTGGGGGTCCCGAGTGACCCCGGAGGGACATGGCGAAACGTCCGATCCGCCCGCTCCTGAGGCTCGACGACCCAGCCGGCCGCGCGCGGGTGACAAGGGTCGGATTTCCGCGCCCAAGGCTGATCCCGACCGCTGA
- a CDS encoding ATP-binding protein codes for MGAAQLVGGGFEGLPPDADWDAPVQLKELVTQKALSTAAKDPAIRRHDVLRALKVDEADLLPAPNLVKGGLEAFPREQEDDIRRQIRESSTPILIHADGGVGKSILAARLAATMPAGSLAIHYDCFGDGLYRSAHNFRHRPRDAFTQIANELAGRGLCHPLIPSVHADIKAYLRAFTHRLTQAVTVLVAADPTAVLCVIIDAADNAEMAALADGEASSFARHLMHAPMPAGVRLVFTSRSHRRDKLQAPIDAVQILLAPFTPTETGRHLRREYPDASDAEVGEFAYLSNHNPRVQALAMDAKAPLRQMLQNLGPNPTTIERAIGDLLGSAIARLKASSHSIDANQIDDICRGLAVLRPLVPIDVLARLTGVDAGAIRTFAYDLGRPLSVRGGSLHFLDEPAETWFRETYAPDAASLSVFLDRLRPLAVENAYVAGVVPHLMLEAGRRQELVDLALSADDLPTANPLERRDIELRRLIFALKACLRHKTYADAAKLALKAAGETAGEDRQEDLLQSNIHLAGALLEPDRVLDLVSRRTFGSDWMGSHHAYDAAILSGREDLAAEGRSRLRMATEWFMAWARKERQEDDWSREETVSDEDRAAIALAELRLRGAKRATKFLRGWRDRSLSFTAGRLLADQLVDLGEYQRLDELAVAARNDVWLLLALSRAARAAGRSLPTPVLARLMRLLSFERLKLGEFSGWDNRWDMLGAVSDAVELAIVDLPPDNERWAKLLRRYLPETPPTDLTSRYGVNRPAILRPYVLEATLRDVDLQLVDVAPASIRKEIEDKGRSYGRSGDADIFTQEASGLLPWLKLLASVRCGRSPADLPAAIAEALKLSEAAIRQGYRETHGLRNAIASIWANLLADARATDPVYIDPFIAWKSKGGEYLQLDTLTGICRRMSRTPGLENLAIDFAAEAGAILEGSREQAETRTEAFMKLARAVYVASRAEAGAYFDRGVTIADRVGEENVERWTALLHLAHAAAEPGHPRSKTAYRLSRAAALVYEYVARDKYFDWDTTVAALAKLCPNSVLAILSRWRDRQFGDKGRVLEEAIGRLVADGQLPPLAPIVLSGMEIAWNRPKILQGFLASGEQSWRRRSGAELAYRYMRTFPYDAERWTELAKTASEEGFDFPDVERLVAFRTAASRAAPEKADTYQPRERRTPDWSTFFNGVDLTDSNALLAAYKRLRTYDAPYELDEFYKQTVARLSPGAESAWIRALGEWPDLDFYDLERVLQFVSSAWWKRPAFRSAAKDVALALCRREPGKIYFSGFNRSRRFATLFEEGVLTRADAVEACLAGYAEQVEIFGSSGLFQLVEPLSLQLAPAEADEALEFGLDLLEPTLTVEDGDGEWRTELAPAGGVIEALAGYVWAGLASPIAAERWEFAHVVRAAIELDWSEFSAALASLATQGEGRAFVDQGLQFYAWHARQWLAIGLARGGRDKPEGLAPFVPWLTAQLSTHHVIVRAFAADALTSWAKTPEGRLGTSTDLEAVNRSPFPTQTYKGWRELDVDDRGDDADEEADGDDRYYFGIDIGPYWLKPMGRIFGVSERGAERRALNAIRDIMSWKTRGGWREDARHSRSVFRDEETSHSHGSFPKVDDLTAYHGYHAMMFSAGQLLQERPVGHDEHASKDDFEDWLADHLLTRPDGRWLSDRVDPALIEGVDPQTNRDTWPWEVNTAHLDRQLRTHEGDLVLWGHWSNGHDDKRETIDVQSALVSEPAALALLAALQTAPDPGRFRLPDAEPDEAVEIAAAKLTGWVDDIGLPRRLDEFDPWSGDLRYPAAVPNAIVRDALALTGDADGRNWRGECGERLRSESWSTVQGYGREQESVAHWRLSGNGPFAAALLEANPGTVMILRVAIRRPLPSYEVKKGGFEPYPWPYVRYYLMRFDGVAIPH; via the coding sequence TTGGGCGCAGCGCAACTTGTTGGCGGAGGATTTGAAGGCCTACCTCCGGACGCAGACTGGGACGCGCCTGTTCAGCTCAAGGAACTGGTCACCCAGAAGGCCCTATCGACGGCGGCCAAGGATCCGGCGATCCGTCGCCATGACGTCCTGCGCGCCCTGAAGGTCGATGAAGCCGATCTCCTTCCGGCCCCCAATCTGGTCAAAGGTGGGCTCGAGGCGTTTCCGCGCGAACAAGAAGACGACATCCGCCGACAGATCCGGGAGTCTTCCACGCCCATCCTGATCCATGCGGACGGCGGTGTGGGTAAATCCATTCTGGCCGCCCGGCTGGCCGCGACGATGCCTGCCGGCTCGCTGGCAATTCACTACGACTGCTTCGGCGATGGCCTCTATCGCAGCGCCCACAACTTCCGACACCGACCGCGAGACGCCTTTACCCAGATCGCCAACGAGTTGGCCGGTCGAGGGCTTTGCCACCCCCTGATCCCGTCGGTGCACGCCGACATCAAGGCCTATCTGCGCGCCTTCACCCATCGCCTGACCCAGGCCGTGACGGTGTTGGTCGCAGCTGACCCGACAGCGGTGCTCTGCGTCATCATCGATGCGGCCGACAACGCCGAAATGGCCGCGCTGGCCGACGGGGAGGCGTCCAGCTTCGCGCGTCACCTGATGCACGCGCCGATGCCGGCTGGAGTGCGCCTAGTGTTCACCAGCCGCAGTCACCGCCGCGACAAGCTCCAGGCGCCCATCGACGCCGTTCAGATCCTGCTGGCGCCGTTCACGCCGACGGAAACGGGTCGGCACCTTCGCCGCGAATATCCCGACGCCAGCGACGCCGAGGTCGGCGAGTTCGCCTATCTGAGCAATCACAACCCCCGCGTCCAGGCCCTGGCCATGGACGCCAAGGCGCCCCTGCGCCAGATGCTGCAGAACCTGGGACCCAATCCCACGACGATTGAACGGGCGATCGGCGATCTCCTCGGATCGGCTATCGCCCGTCTGAAGGCCAGTTCGCACAGCATCGACGCCAACCAGATCGACGACATCTGTCGAGGTCTGGCGGTGCTGCGTCCCCTCGTGCCGATCGACGTACTGGCGCGCTTGACGGGGGTGGACGCAGGAGCGATCCGCACGTTCGCCTACGACTTGGGGCGGCCGCTTTCAGTTCGGGGCGGCTCGCTTCATTTCCTCGACGAGCCGGCCGAGACCTGGTTTCGCGAAACCTACGCGCCTGATGCGGCCAGCCTGTCCGTGTTCTTGGACCGCCTTCGGCCCTTGGCCGTCGAGAACGCCTATGTCGCTGGCGTCGTGCCGCACCTGATGCTGGAGGCGGGACGCCGTCAGGAACTGGTGGACCTGGCCCTGTCCGCCGACGACTTGCCGACCGCCAATCCGCTCGAGCGGCGCGACATCGAACTGCGTCGCCTGATCTTCGCGCTCAAGGCTTGCCTGCGCCACAAGACCTACGCCGACGCCGCCAAGTTGGCGCTGAAGGCTGCGGGAGAAACCGCCGGCGAAGATCGCCAGGAGGATCTGCTCCAGTCCAACATCCATCTGGCCGGGGCCTTGCTTGAGCCGGACCGCGTGCTGGACCTGGTGTCGAGGCGCACCTTCGGATCGGACTGGATGGGATCCCACCACGCCTACGACGCGGCGATCTTGTCAGGCCGGGAGGATCTGGCTGCCGAAGGCCGCAGCCGACTGCGCATGGCCACGGAATGGTTCATGGCCTGGGCGCGCAAGGAGCGTCAGGAAGATGACTGGAGTCGCGAAGAGACCGTTTCCGACGAAGATCGCGCCGCCATTGCCCTGGCCGAGCTGCGCTTGCGCGGCGCCAAGCGCGCCACGAAATTCCTGCGGGGATGGCGCGACCGCTCCCTATCGTTCACCGCAGGCCGACTCCTGGCGGATCAACTCGTCGATCTTGGCGAGTACCAACGCCTCGATGAACTAGCGGTCGCGGCGCGCAACGACGTCTGGCTCTTGCTGGCGTTGTCCCGGGCGGCGCGCGCCGCTGGCCGCAGCCTTCCAACCCCCGTCTTGGCGCGATTGATGCGCTTGTTGTCGTTCGAACGGCTCAAGCTGGGCGAATTTAGCGGCTGGGACAATCGATGGGACATGCTCGGCGCGGTTAGCGATGCGGTCGAACTGGCGATCGTGGATCTTCCGCCGGACAATGAGCGGTGGGCTAAACTCCTGCGGCGCTATCTGCCGGAGACACCGCCTACCGACCTGACCAGCCGGTACGGCGTCAATCGCCCCGCGATCCTGCGCCCCTACGTCCTGGAAGCCACGCTGCGCGATGTGGACCTGCAATTGGTCGATGTCGCCCCAGCCAGTATCCGCAAGGAGATCGAGGATAAGGGCCGTTCATACGGACGCAGTGGTGACGCCGATATCTTCACTCAGGAAGCCAGCGGCCTACTGCCATGGCTGAAACTGTTGGCGTCCGTCCGGTGCGGCCGGTCGCCGGCGGATCTTCCGGCCGCGATCGCTGAAGCGCTCAAGCTGAGCGAGGCGGCGATCAGACAGGGCTATCGGGAAACCCACGGTCTTCGAAATGCGATCGCCTCGATCTGGGCGAATCTTCTGGCAGACGCGCGGGCCACTGATCCCGTCTACATCGACCCCTTTATCGCGTGGAAGTCCAAGGGCGGTGAATATCTTCAGCTCGACACCCTGACGGGGATTTGCCGCCGGATGAGCCGCACCCCCGGCCTGGAAAACCTTGCCATCGACTTCGCCGCCGAAGCTGGCGCGATCCTGGAAGGCAGCCGTGAGCAGGCCGAGACGCGCACCGAGGCGTTCATGAAGCTCGCGCGCGCCGTCTATGTCGCTAGTCGCGCCGAGGCGGGGGCGTATTTCGATCGGGGTGTCACGATCGCCGATCGGGTCGGTGAGGAGAATGTCGAGCGCTGGACAGCGCTCCTGCATCTTGCTCACGCCGCCGCCGAGCCCGGACATCCCCGATCCAAAACGGCCTATCGGCTCTCGCGGGCGGCGGCGCTGGTCTATGAATACGTGGCCCGGGACAAGTATTTCGACTGGGACACCACCGTCGCGGCGCTGGCGAAGCTCTGCCCCAACTCGGTGCTGGCGATCCTGAGCCGCTGGCGCGACCGGCAATTTGGCGACAAGGGGCGGGTGCTCGAAGAAGCGATCGGGCGGCTCGTGGCCGATGGCCAACTGCCGCCACTCGCCCCAATCGTCCTGTCGGGCATGGAGATCGCGTGGAACCGTCCCAAGATCCTGCAGGGGTTCCTCGCCAGTGGTGAACAATCGTGGCGCCGGCGCAGCGGCGCCGAGCTCGCCTATCGCTACATGCGGACCTTCCCCTACGATGCCGAGCGGTGGACGGAGTTGGCCAAGACGGCGTCGGAGGAGGGGTTCGACTTTCCCGATGTCGAGCGGCTGGTGGCTTTCAGGACGGCGGCCAGCCGCGCCGCGCCGGAGAAGGCCGACACCTATCAACCTCGGGAGCGACGCACCCCCGACTGGAGCACCTTCTTCAACGGTGTGGATCTCACCGACTCAAACGCCCTTCTGGCCGCCTATAAACGCCTGCGCACCTACGATGCGCCCTATGAACTGGACGAGTTCTACAAGCAGACGGTCGCTCGGCTTTCGCCTGGCGCAGAATCTGCGTGGATCCGGGCGCTGGGCGAATGGCCCGATCTGGACTTCTATGATCTTGAGCGGGTCTTGCAGTTCGTATCGTCGGCCTGGTGGAAGCGGCCGGCGTTCAGGAGCGCGGCGAAGGATGTCGCACTCGCGCTTTGTCGGCGCGAGCCCGGAAAAATCTACTTTAGTGGCTTCAACCGGTCTCGACGGTTTGCGACACTTTTCGAGGAAGGGGTGCTCACCCGCGCGGACGCGGTGGAAGCCTGCCTGGCCGGCTACGCCGAACAGGTGGAAATCTTCGGCTCAAGCGGGCTTTTCCAGCTGGTCGAGCCGCTTTCCCTTCAACTCGCGCCTGCCGAAGCCGACGAAGCCTTGGAATTTGGCCTGGATCTCCTTGAACCGACGCTCACGGTCGAGGACGGCGACGGGGAATGGCGTACGGAGCTAGCTCCGGCGGGCGGGGTGATTGAAGCCTTGGCCGGCTACGTTTGGGCGGGGTTAGCGTCTCCGATTGCCGCCGAACGATGGGAATTCGCCCATGTCGTCCGCGCCGCGATCGAGCTTGACTGGAGCGAATTTTCCGCGGCGCTCGCCAGTCTCGCGACGCAGGGGGAAGGGCGCGCGTTTGTCGACCAGGGCCTTCAATTCTATGCCTGGCATGCTCGCCAATGGCTGGCGATCGGGCTTGCCAGGGGCGGTCGCGACAAGCCTGAAGGCCTGGCGCCCTTCGTCCCGTGGCTGACGGCCCAGCTTTCGACCCATCACGTCATTGTTCGGGCCTTCGCCGCTGACGCGCTGACATCCTGGGCGAAGACACCAGAAGGGCGCCTAGGCACCAGTACGGATCTGGAAGCCGTGAACCGGTCCCCGTTTCCCACCCAGACTTACAAAGGTTGGCGCGAGCTGGACGTCGACGATCGCGGGGACGATGCGGATGAGGAGGCCGACGGCGACGATCGCTACTATTTCGGCATCGACATCGGTCCGTACTGGCTAAAGCCGATGGGCCGGATCTTTGGCGTCAGCGAGCGCGGGGCTGAGCGGCGGGCGTTGAACGCGATCCGCGATATCATGAGTTGGAAGACCCGCGGTGGCTGGCGCGAAGACGCACGCCATAGCCGCAGCGTGTTCAGGGACGAAGAGACAAGCCATTCCCACGGATCTTTCCCCAAGGTCGACGATCTGACCGCCTATCATGGCTACCATGCGATGATGTTTTCGGCGGGCCAACTGCTCCAGGAGCGGCCCGTCGGTCACGATGAGCACGCCAGTAAGGACGACTTCGAAGATTGGCTAGCGGACCATCTCCTGACCCGTCCGGACGGACGGTGGTTGTCGGATCGTGTCGATCCGGCCCTGATCGAAGGTGTTGACCCACAAACCAATCGGGACACGTGGCCCTGGGAGGTGAATACCGCGCATCTGGACCGGCAACTCCGCACGCATGAGGGCGACCTGGTGCTTTGGGGGCACTGGTCGAACGGTCACGACGACAAGCGCGAAACGATCGATGTCCAAAGCGCCCTGGTATCGGAACCGGCGGCGCTGGCGCTCTTGGCGGCGTTGCAGACCGCCCCGGATCCAGGGCGCTTCAGACTGCCGGACGCGGAGCCTGATGAGGCGGTGGAAATCGCCGCCGCGAAGCTGACCGGTTGGGTTGATGACATTGGCCTGCCGCGCCGGCTTGACGAATTTGATCCGTGGTCGGGCGATCTGAGGTACCCAGCAGCAGTCCCGAACGCCATCGTGCGAGACGCCTTGGCGCTCACCGGTGACGCGGACGGGCGGAATTGGCGGGGGGAATGCGGGGAGCGCCTAAGAAGCGAAAGCTGGTCAACGGTCCAGGGTTACGGGCGCGAACAGGAATCGGTCGCGCATTGGCGGCTGTCTGGCAACGGACCATTTGCGGCGGCTTTGCTTGAGGCCAATCCCGGCACGGTCATGATCCTTCGCGTCGCGATCAGGCGACCACTTCCGAGCTACGAAGTCAAAAAGGGCGGGTTTGAACCCTACCCCTGGCCCTATGTCCGCTACTATTTGATGAGGTTCGACGGTGTCGCAATCCCGCACTGA
- a CDS encoding ATPase, T2SS/T4P/T4SS family gives MLRSALGPLLLARLDDPGVAELMVNPDGRVWLDRFDAGLVDAELSVAPADAERILRLVAHHVDAEIHAGRPRLSAELPGTGERFEGLMPPLVAAPAFSIRKPARQIFSLDDYVHTGVMTADQAEVLAGAVRERRNILVAGPTSSGKTTLVNALLAKVSESGDRVILCEDLRELQCAAPNLVAMRTVDGVVMHRDLIEYGKQLAAETNSKVAEPGKLIVPMVGRFMESDRGFTRGRKSRGN, from the coding sequence ATGCTGCGCTCGGCGCTGGGGCCGCTGCTGCTGGCGCGCCTTGACGATCCCGGCGTCGCCGAGCTGATGGTCAATCCGGATGGCCGGGTCTGGCTCGACCGGTTCGACGCGGGTCTGGTCGACGCCGAACTGTCGGTAGCCCCGGCCGACGCCGAGCGGATTCTGCGTCTCGTCGCCCATCATGTCGACGCCGAGATTCACGCCGGCCGTCCGCGCCTTTCGGCCGAGTTGCCCGGAACCGGCGAGCGGTTCGAGGGCCTGATGCCGCCGCTGGTCGCCGCGCCGGCCTTCTCGATCCGCAAGCCCGCGCGGCAGATCTTTTCCCTTGATGACTATGTCCACACCGGCGTGATGACCGCCGACCAGGCGGAGGTCCTGGCCGGCGCCGTACGCGAACGCCGCAACATCCTCGTGGCCGGACCGACCTCGAGCGGCAAGACTACCCTGGTCAACGCGCTGCTGGCCAAGGTCTCTGAGAGCGGCGACCGCGTGATCCTGTGTGAGGATCTGCGCGAGTTGCAGTGCGCCGCGCCCAACCTCGTGGCCATGCGCACCGTCGATGGCGTCGTCATGCACCGCGATCTAATCGAATACGGCAAGCAACTGGCGGCCGAGACCAATTCCAAGGTCGCTGAGCCCGGCAAGCTGATCGTGCCGATGGTGGGGCGCTTTATGGAAAGCGATCGCGGCTTCACGCGCGGTCGCAAATCTCGTGGCAACTAA
- a CDS encoding ComEC/Rec2 family competence protein — protein sequence MSLSVGITVQAAVPAPVGSQGVALHVINVDQGAAALFETPCGTLLIDAGGRTDADTNHLLDYLQSYFAARQSLGGRFAGVYLTHPHIDHDLSMLKVDAVYDFGVFVDDGRIAGDGSKAIAKKLASTYTGDRVRHVNEVTFSRLTAAQRKKGFTDKGIDPLVCEGIKPKVTALSGGRDPQAGWSKDANGNPNNHSLVLRIDYGVTSFLFLGDLQVEGQRDLVARYGDTPLLDVDVLFLPHHGAENGATPQLLNATTPKAVVISAGDPLVEEDWTAWDHGHPRVAVLDRLQAAVNTSRPSVGKLGFTAQNTKPVSYTVTKAIYSTGWDGDIVVHADGAGALTVSTEK from the coding sequence ATGTCGCTGTCGGTCGGGATCACAGTCCAGGCCGCCGTCCCGGCGCCGGTCGGATCGCAGGGCGTGGCCCTGCATGTGATCAATGTCGATCAAGGCGCCGCGGCGCTGTTCGAAACGCCTTGCGGCACACTTTTGATCGACGCTGGCGGCCGGACGGACGCCGACACCAACCATCTTCTCGACTACCTACAATCCTACTTCGCGGCGCGCCAAAGCCTGGGCGGCCGCTTTGCAGGCGTCTATCTGACCCACCCGCACATCGATCACGACCTTTCCATGCTCAAGGTCGATGCGGTCTATGATTTCGGCGTCTTCGTGGACGACGGGCGCATCGCCGGCGATGGCTCCAAGGCGATCGCCAAGAAGCTCGCCTCGACCTACACCGGCGATCGGGTCAGGCACGTCAACGAGGTCACCTTCAGTCGGCTTACCGCCGCCCAGCGTAAGAAGGGTTTCACCGACAAGGGCATCGACCCGCTGGTCTGCGAAGGGATCAAGCCGAAGGTGACGGCGCTCTCGGGCGGTCGCGACCCACAGGCCGGATGGAGCAAGGACGCCAATGGCAATCCCAACAACCACAGCCTCGTGCTGCGTATCGATTACGGTGTGACGTCCTTCCTGTTCCTGGGAGATCTCCAAGTCGAAGGCCAGCGTGATCTGGTGGCGCGCTACGGCGACACCCCGCTGCTCGACGTGGATGTCCTGTTCTTACCCCACCACGGGGCTGAGAATGGCGCCACGCCGCAATTGCTGAACGCGACTACCCCGAAGGCCGTCGTGATTTCGGCGGGAGATCCCTTGGTGGAGGAAGACTGGACCGCCTGGGACCATGGCCATCCAAGGGTCGCGGTGCTCGATCGTCTTCAGGCTGCCGTGAACACGAGCCGGCCCAGCGTCGGCAAGCTGGGGTTCACCGCCCAGAACACCAAGCCGGTGAGCTACACAGTCACCAAAGCCATCTATTCGACTGGCTGGGATGGCGACATCGTTGTCCATGCCGACGGTGCGGGCGCGCTCACAGTGTCGACCGAGAAGTAG